The sequence below is a genomic window from Corvus hawaiiensis isolate bCorHaw1 chromosome 17, bCorHaw1.pri.cur, whole genome shotgun sequence.
aattggggtaattacatcattaactgaaattataattggagaattaaccctgatatgcaaatggaccaaacttataaaagtgtgaagaactcgtgacccagtgtccatcttgggtgtagcctttggactgcccagggtgtacctttgaaggcccttcaaataaatacctacttttattctcttatttttgtctagcctctgttttcaggtagccacttGAAGGCATCAGCCTTGAGCATTTTTCAGATCATGGTGCAGCCTGCGGGGGGATGATGCACCACCATACATTGGCATCCAGCTGGTAAGAGTGGGATAGACTGAAGATCCCCTCCCTCAATGGCTTTACTGCATTCAGTGCGGTACAGCTAGGTGTTCATCCTTGGCATTACTTCTTTCTGTCATGGGGGAAAGTATCTCCACTATACGTTTTTCCTCATCTTGTCCTataaacatttcaaataaatatttgttacTAATATGAATGAGTTTCCCTAACCTTTACAtgtagaatttttattttaaatcttatcACGTAAGAGGTGGTCAGAATCTTCAAGATGTGGGGCTccctttttttcaaaataaccACATTTTAAGCTatttgagttaaaaaaaaaaaattagctgagATCAGGCATTGAGTTTGAGAAGAATGACTCTTCAAAAGTCAAATGTCAACTCAGTGACAGCAAACTTCTAACAGTGTTTGCAGAAAAGTTTATCCTTCTCTGTTGCCTAATGAAAGCTGCAATTCAGCAACTTACTGATTGTCCTGCATGGTTCACCCAGAAAGGTGGATCTGAAAAGACTGACAGTAGCCATGTTTAATTCTTATCTGTAATTTTTTATCATTCTCAAAACACAAAGAACAATTCATGAACATGTATTTCTAAAACATGCTGGGAAAGCATGTTAATCCAGAAAATATATATGGCCCAAGGATGAAAAAAAGAGTACATACAACACCGCTAAAACATATTTATGCATATGGTAGTTTTAAACATGTTGTGATGAAATATAAGGTGCCAGCACTACAATATTAAAACTGCTAAAGCTAGTCATTTCAAATAGAACAACCAAGGATTAGCTTTGCATTACAAACAACTACATCTGTCCTTAGTAATAAAAAATGCACAAGCTTCTGTAAAACAATCCATCTTGTGAGATTCAGCTTCGGCTTTTACACAACATGGTTGATCCTCGAGGTAGATTCCATCCCAAACTGAAGGTGTACATACTGTCTATGGCGTATATCAAATTCAGCAGCTAACACAGCATCCACCAATCAACACAACTAATTTGAGAACTCTTTGTTTATGCACTGAAAAAAGGCACTTTGCCATACAGGGTTCGGTTTCTTACTCGAAAGATCACCAAAGGTAAGAAAGGAGAAACACTGATACGAATTAATCTCATCAAAATCTTTTTAACAGATACTTCCCCCAGCAGGTGCAGGGAAAGGATTCCCATGCGAATCTCTTGTCAGACAGCGCAGTctgtgaaacaaagaaaacttcAGTGCCAGGTGTTCTTATCTCCAGACAAAAtacacaggcagagctgggcagactCCCTGCAGTGACAGAAACCAAGGGCCCACAGACAAACCAAGTAACAGCAAAGATCCCATgacaaggggagaaaaaaaagacaagaaaaaaaaaaaagaacccaaaaccCAGACTGCCTTAAGACGTTGCACTGTATCTGCTCTCCCCACCACCTCTACTACTCATGCTCCCACAAAACTGGCGCTGCCTCCAAAGCTGACATATTCTGCATATCCCCTCCCCCAGTCATTCAAGTTTTCTTTCCTCACTGAGAAAAAATtgcatggaaaaaacccaatggAGGGGACAGCAAAGTGCATCATGATTGTATCATAAACTCTGGAACACAGAAGAATCTTTTGGAttaatgcacacacacacacacacacacacacacacaaaagatgcacacacaaaaaaaccaaggaaaatgaGCCCAAAATACtcaacttcagaaaaaaattgtacaaCTTATCTGTGAAGGCACATAGCCACACTGAGGCATCTCTTTCCTCTAGAGATCCAAGTGTCCTCCTATCTGAGAATTTCTTGCAGTACAAGGCATTTGAGAGGCAAAACCCAGCTAATGTTGCAGGATACCCACCTCAAACAGAACAAATGTGCAACAGGTCTGTGGTGCAAACACAGCAGTGACTTGGGATGAGTTACACTGAGAAGCAACCTCTTGCCAGGATTCACTGGCCTGAGAGTAACATGctgatttcattttctcattagaaaatatatttccGAATAAATTACGTTTTAGCATAAATTTCTGTGTGTCAATAGAAACACAATGGGTGTTGCATCAGCCTGTCTTTCTCCACGATAAAGACTAGTTTCATTTTTGGCTTCTTAGATTTTGTGGTTTGAAAGGGTAGTTCTCCGTTCAAACTGCAAGcatcagaaaacagaagtgcTGCATAATTTGCTCAAGACTgtacagaaaaatgcattttaatccACATCTAGTCCACAGATAGCAATGTTTTCTCAGTGCTGAGTCCATTTAATGCTTTTGAGGTCAATTCCATCCTGCACCATTTCCCAGAGCGGGctgtaaagaaaagaagaaaaatgaggcCTAGCTAAAATGCACAGGACATCATCAACAATAATTAAACAGACAATTTTATCAATGACACAAGGAATTAGGAGATATCTATCTGCCTGTCTCGCCCTTCTGGAGGTCAGTGAGCTTCAGGTGATCAGCCCTCACCTGTGTCCTCAATCCAAAATACAAGAGGTGAGAGGACAGGTGCTCCACCTCATTTCCTGTTCCCACTTTCAGCATAAAGCACTGGTGTCTCTGGGACTGAACCCTTGCATTTTCACTGTCCAGATGAGTCACTAGTCTTTCAGTTTCACCAGAATAAAACAAGTTATCAATACATTAACTCAGTAATACCATCTCTGGCTTAAAACCTCCTAGGTACTGCCCTATGTGCTTGCCCTACTCATATTCTTCCTCTGACAAAGGCAGGATCTGGGAAAAGGTTTGGTGTCAGATTTGCTTCCTTAGAAATTTGTCACTAATGTTAAAATCAGGCCCCTACCCACTTGGGGGACACTGCTGATATAGAGAAACACCACCAGATTTTTGAagcaaaaaattactttcaacCAAATAAATCCAATTCTTCCCATGATTATAACACCTCAGAAGTCTTTGTGTTCAACCTCACGTGTTCTCACCTCATTTCTCTCAGCCTCTTCACGTGCTGTATGCACTTCTGCACTGTATAATCTACTTCTTCTTCTGTAGTGAAACGACCAATGCCAAAcctaaaccaaaagaaaatcattaagGAACTGAATAACATGCATATGGAGGGGGTGGAACAAATCTACCACTTACTTTtatcaggagagaaaaatatttgaaagcatTAGGGCAGACCACTCCACACACCTTATAGATGAGTGAGCCAAGTCTTCATCTGTTCCGATTGCCCGCAAAACATAGGAAGGCTCCAGAGAGGCTGATGTGCAAGCACTGGGAAAGAGAAGGCAGGGAAATGTCAGACTTTTGTTTAATCTCTTCCAACAAAGAACAGGTCACTTGCCTCTTTACAACAACCTGTATCAGCTTCCCCAGCCTCCTAGAAACCACAAGTGAATACAAGCAAGTAAAGTGATATTTCTGCTAcggaagaaaaaagaatacaaGGGGCAGGCATTAGCGAGAAATGAGAGTAATAAATTAGGAGCAtaaggaaaggagagagaatacaGATAATACACAAGAATAAACAAAATGCCCCATAGAGGCAGCAGGAATGCAGATTAGGAGGTagttaaaaaaagacaaagacaaaaaCTATCCAGAGAAGGTAACATACCAGGAacataaaaggggaaaaaaaaaaaaggcttcacAAGCTGCTGTTTGGCAGcagaacaaataaatgaaaaacagtgCACAGAGGGATCCAGAGCAAGATGATTGCAGTTGTCAGTAAAGAGAGCTTCCACCTTGCAGCAGTATACAGAACTGGTTACATGCTGTGACTCAGTTTTTACAGGTAGCAACACGCAGTGCCAGCTGGAGAGCTGTAAACAGCTCCGCACTGCACAAAGCAGACACTCAGAAAAGATCTTCACATTACAGAAGTGTTTGGCTTCAGAGACAGTCATGTGGAGACTTGTTCTTCCTGCTCATAGTGCCAACCAGTTTCTAATTAGGTTATGCTGACCACTTTGTTCCCAAAGGTGAGGGAAAGAGGGGGGAACCTCCTTACACTCCATTCATTTCATCATAAACATCAAGTTTGTCTCGTCACTCCTGTAGTCAGAAGAGCTCCATAAAAGCACatggcattttctttcttgcttttgcaTTTAACACAGGAATTATGAGCTGACTTAATTCAGACACATGCCTAGCCTCACTAATTGCGGTTAAAACCTGCCAAAGGACAGAAGCTGCTCAAATGTTGGTGGCCTTTAGAATTGAAGTGTCACCAGTACAAGTTGAAGCTACTCAAATAACCAGTTTGCAAGGCCAGTAGGTAGGAATTTCTGGGCTAGTTTTTGTGGCTTTGTGGAGGTCTTTTtgttaggatttttttgttgtttggtttgtgtttggttttgtttgtggttttgtttggttttttttcttccaggatAAGTAAATTTGACCTTCAGTTGAAATGTGTCACTTAAACACCACCTTAGAATGTAATCAATGCCAGTCTGACTCATTAACTGAATATGCAAATATTCAGAGGAGACTATTCCTTAGCTTTTACCTTCATTAGCAGAAGCtattttctctcaaaaataCACTGCTATCCTTCCTATACATTCCACCTACCTTCCTGAAGACAGAGCCACATCTTTCAGAGCCATCAGAAGACTCTCCCCTTCCACATAAGCAAAAGATAAATTGATGCATCCTACatacaaataaatgaaatagaaaaaagaaaccatcAACTAAAATCTCAGTTGTCCCCTGCAAGGCAGGACTTGCATCATGTGCTCAAGTGCATAATTCAGCCACAGCCATTAACACCAAGGAGCCAGACAGTACTAACAGGCTCAGAATTTTGCTTGAGTTACCTGGATAGCGGTGCTCTCGGTCTCCATTCATCACCACATCAGGAACTTCACTCATTATTTTTGTAACCAGTCGTTCTGCCAGTTGTGAGATTCGCTTATGGTCATACTAAGCAGAGAAACCAGAAAAGACACAAATAATAAACAGTGTACAGTCTGACCTCACTGAAACTGCTTTGTGTCACCAGCTGCAAGCAGAATTAAGGGAAAGAACACAGCTGAAACTTAAACTGTCAAACTTTGCCTGCTTTACACACTTTTTAGACACTTAGTTTTAAAAGAGAATAACCACTCAGCTCCAAGCTAGCTCAGTCTTCACAAATGTTTCAAACCGATTAGAAAGATCTACATACACAAGCTGCTGAACTGACTTTCATAAAAGCACTGAATTCTCTGTGTTTAAAGACAAGTTAGTCAATGCAGAAGATGATGCATTTTACCCAAGAAAGGGCACCTATTATGGCAAGTGCCTCTTATTTCCCTGGAGCTCTCTAACCATACAACAGAAAGACACAGACTTGCAAATTACTATGAACTCAGCTTTTACAGTAAGTAACCTGCACAGTGGGAACTGCCCACATGCAGTGTCTTGTTCTAGACTGAAAAATGAGGTCACTTATACCAAGAAAGCAGTAAGGTCTGGGATCAGCTTCAGCACACAGAACCGGCCACATGCACACATGCAATTCATGCTTGTTTACACTtggaaaagttaaaagaaaaccagGCTAGCTCCAACACCAGTTGGTTTTAAAATGCCATAACTCTGCCAGGCAAGGAGGAGAATCCAGATCAGAGGCTTGTGCAGAATTCAGACTCTGCAGACTCTCTAGCCTCAACTTCCATAACCACCAGCTCAGATGGTGGAATTCTGCCTGTCTCCTGGGAAGAAGCTTGATCCTTTGGGTGCAGATGTCTGGCCTATGCATCCCATTGTCACTGCAAGTATTTTTACATTCCAGCTGTAAGGAAAGCATTGGTGCCCACAAACCAGTGTAGAAGCATACAGAGGCTCAGACACCAGACCTAGCAAGTAAACTTTACTGTCCAAgctaggaaaaagaaaagaaattcttaGTTGCAAAGTTGCAGTAAACTCGAAGTTATACTTAATAGGTCCAATACATATAATAATGGACTGGGAAGTCTTATTTTTTCAATATACATTACATAAACACAACATTCATTTCAAAGATGCTGTTAATACACATGCATAATGCAGAAGTGAATACAAGCACATAAAGCCGTATTTCACTAAAACTATCAATTGTAGCCTTGTTGTAGAAAACTATGATTCAGACCacttcaagaaaaaagaaactttagAAAGAACTTACAATTACCCAAAAACATCCCTTAAGTTCTCAAAACATTCAATTGATGCTAAAAATGAGAATCAAATTTAATTTAGTTACATGGATGCAAAAAGACGTAAGGAATGCAAGACCTAAATGGTGCTGTTATACTATTTTCTGGAACCCAGGACAAGTATCTTGTTGCACAAACCTCCATCTCTTGCTGTGCCACGTCACACGCTGCCCCCAGTCCCACTGCTAGAGGGGTGGGCACAGTTCCAGACCGCAGTCCTCTCTCCTGGCCGCCCCCACTCTGCAGGGGTTCTAGCCTGACGCGTGGTCGGCGGCGAACATAGAGAGCACCAACTCCTTGGAAACAAAGAAAGATGTTTTACCATATGCCCAGAGTTCTGAAATTATGAACAGGGACTCCAAGCTTTGGTAACATTCCTTATTTCCACAGCAAACACACATGTGGACTCTTAACTGGAGTGTCCAGTTAATGAAGTGAACAAGTTCAGTATCATTTTCTAGGAAATGGTGTTTGTTCCCAGTGTTCATGTTCAGGCTTGCATAGCTTCAGTCATGGGAGCTCAGCCTCTTCCACTGTGCTTCAATTACCCAAGGACTCAGcacttcccttccttcccataATTCCTGTACACAGCTGAAGTTCATCCCTTTGCACGGAAGTTTTTATGTGCATTCACTAATGTTCTCTTACTGACTTCCAAATTCTTTCCCTGGATTACTAGGCCAGCACCAGTCCCAGGAGTCCTCTCCCTTTCTTCTCATTAGGAAGACTTATCAGTGCCAACAATTTTCAGTGGGTGGATTAGATGAGCCAGTTTTGATAGCCAGTCAGTTTAACACTCTCCTCACCTAGAAATTTTTATGTCTTCAAGTGCCCTGGTACACTTAAGGAGTGACTGTCACCACAGGAAGAACAGTTGCAACTTCCAGGCATAACAAATTGTGAAAATTTATGTCTGTCATCTGTCCAAAGTTACTGGTTGAAAACTTAGTCCTTGTCCAGATATAATGTCTTCAGCCCTCAGCAAAActtatgcagaaaaaaaaccatgttgaaaaataagaattttgtcttttgtttccaAATAGCACATAGCATACAGCGAACCTGTTAGCCTTTCTGGCTAACACCCACTGTCACAAACTAAATAGACTATGACAATAATAATAGCTGGACTTTTAGTATTTGTGAGTCAACCAGAAAATGCATAGCTGGATATTAAACCCcattctgcaaagaaaatgcaaaaattgaGTCAGGGGAAAGAAGCCACTGGAAGcagaaaacaatcaaaaaatCACCAAACCTTTTGGTCTCCTTGTTGCAAGTCACACTCTGGTCTAAACTTTGCCCTATAACCAAGTGATTTCATTTCAATCATTTCAGCATCAGTTCTCCTTCACATCAAGCAGATGACTCCTGAAAACCCCACTGCTGTAATGCTGCCACCATTTATACAACACTGTTTCTTCCTTCAGTGAAGCTACCTCGACCCATCTAGCACTGAAGATCCACTTACTGCAGCTGTACGCTGGCAGCAGGGCCTGAGCTACTCTGAAGTCTGTCCAACACCACTCAGAACAGTTTTCTACAGCTTAAGTAACTGACACTAGGACAAACGGGTTTGACTTCATACCTTGTGTAGTTACCTTAAGGTAGGTATGGAAACATATATTTATTGCCTATAAAGCACTTCAGTGAGTACCTTTGGGCCCATAAATTTTATGGCCACTGATGCTCATTAGGTCAATTTTCATGTTGTTGACGTCCATAGGAATTTTACCAATCGCTTGTGCAGCATCCGTGTGGAAGAACACCTTATGTGCACGGCAGATCTCACCTGTaataaaaacaccaaaccaaaaccacattATCTTTCACTATGATCCCAAAGATTCCAACAACGGATCTAAAGCATCAGTGAATCTAAAACAACAGTAGGTTATTGAGGTAGCTGAGGTGACAAAGGTAGAAATGAGGGCTGTGATGTTTCTTTTACAGTGAAGTGGCTAAAGCTGGGCAGAGGCTACTATAGCTGATGCCTTGGCACAGGTTTAGGTAGGTAAAACTACAGTGAATTTCTTCAGTTGAGAAGTTTAGAAGTCTTCTACCGTTAAGAAGTGATATTATTTCCAAATCCACACCTAACAAGTTTAAGAAAAGTGGTTGCATGGAACATCAAAGTTTCCACACAACAATGACTCCACAGTTGGACAGAATTGCTTTTTcttgattctttttcttctcaatgTCCAGTACCAGCCAACCGTCCTTTCAAGTTTGTATTTGCCAAGTATTTTTATGCCATTTCCTCTATTTTCCAAGTTTTCCAACACTCAACTTCAAAAACATTCTCAGAATTTTCACGCACACACTTATTACTACTACCTGAAATCAGCTGAGCCTGTCACCAGGCTAAAATATACGAAGGAACAAAGTAAGGTATTGTTCATGGGCAGTAaacataaatattatttatttttgttatcaaAAAATCACAGTGCATCTTCCACAGAATCTGCACAGCTGCATCCGAGACCTCTCCTCTGCACAAGAGGTTCAACATGATACTTCACAGGATAAGTAGTCCTCCTGTGGTCCAGCAAGGTCAGGCCACAGGCAGTAATATCAGGCCACATGGTAACAGGGCCTCAGGCTCCAGGGCCTGGCCTGTTGGACCTGTTATAAAGGTGTTATGAGAACATACTAGGGGAACTAGAGCTGGCACCAGCTGTCTCTGGCATTTAAACATGGGACCATAGTAAGGGCCTTGACAATATAAGCACAGGACGAAAAAAAGAGTCCTCGGGCCTATAAGCAACTCACTGATGGTCAAATGCTTGTCAATGAAGAAACGGAACCTTGAAAAACCTTgggaaaaatgctgctttgagcttaatgaagaaaaaaataaatgcagtggCTAAGCAAGAGGAAAATCAGGTGCACAACAAGATGCCTGCCACAGCCTAAGAAAACAATATCCTCCAGAGTATGTACTTCAGAACAGAGACAAAGCCAAAATATTGTCTAAAAACTCCAACATCTTATGAAAGGATATCTTGAATATGAaggtgtgctggttttggctggggtagagccAACTTCCTTCACAATGGCTAGTATAGGGCTGtatttggatttgtgctgaacacagaggTGATAAtagagagatgtttttgttattgctgagcagggcttacacagagccaaggcctctTCTGCCCCTCGTACGGCCATGCTGGCGAGGGGGCTGGCGGtgcatgggaggctgggaggagatacagccaggacaggtgacccaaacttaccaaagggatattccaaaCCATATGACATATGTCATCTGCTTTCACTATAGAAAGCTGGGAGGAAGAAGGTGGAAGGGGGAGacgtttggagtgatggtgtttgtcttcccaagtcaccactGCATgggatggggccctgctctcctggagatggatGAACACCTGCCTGCGCATGGGAAGCAGTACAGAATTCTTTGCTTGTGTGTATGGTTTTTGCTTTCcatattaaactgtctttatctcaacccatgagatTCCTAGCTTTTACCATTCCAGTTGTCTCCCTGATtgtgctggtgggggagtgagtgagtggctgcaAGGTGCTTGGTTGCCAGATGGGATAAAACCAGGACAGAAAGGGTATGTGTATATGTTTTGTTACTGTCACAGAAAACTTTATCAACAAATCACCTGGGATCCAGGGACCTGCCTATGTAGGCACCCGCTCACCCTGCTTGCTCCACCAACCGTGGTTCTCCAGGGCCTCCCTTCATCTGCTCTGAGGT
It includes:
- the NFS1 gene encoding cysteine desulfurase, mitochondrial, with protein sequence MLLWRRLAALRGERVPRRLRVGGPGPGPGPGPGPGPGSRPGSGSGPRSGRTGDGGGALRPLYMDVQATTPLDPRVLDSMLPYLTAYYGNPHSRTHAYGWESEAAMEKARRQVADLIGADSREIIFTSGATESNNMAIKGVARFYKSRKKHIITTQTEHKCVLDSCRSLETEGFRITYLPVKKNGLIDLKELEAAFQPDTSLVSVMTVNNEIGVKQPIHDIGEICRAHKVFFHTDAAQAIGKIPMDVNNMKIDLMSISGHKIYGPKGVGALYVRRRPRVRLEPLQSGGGQERGLRSGTVPTPLAVGLGAACDVAQQEMEYDHKRISQLAERLVTKIMSEVPDVVMNGDREHRYPGCINLSFAYVEGESLLMALKDVALSSGSACTSASLEPSYVLRAIGTDEDLAHSSIRFGIGRFTTEEEVDYTVQKCIQHVKRLREMSPLWEMVQDGIDLKSIKWTQH